A DNA window from Mycolicibacter terrae contains the following coding sequences:
- the rimM gene encoding ribosome maturation factor RimM (Essential for efficient processing of 16S rRNA), translated as MELTVGRVVKAHGITGELVVDIRTDDPELRFAPGASLHARKRGQSLGDYVVEAARPHGARLLVRLAGVVDRDGADALRGTVFVVDSADLPPITEADTYYDHQLEGLTVRTKAGEQIGAVTEVLHTAAGELLAIKRTDGRELLVPFVAAFVPSVSLADQVVEIDPPDGLLDLEG; from the coding sequence ATGGAGCTTACGGTCGGGCGGGTGGTCAAAGCTCACGGCATCACCGGCGAGCTTGTCGTCGACATCCGCACCGACGACCCCGAACTCCGGTTCGCGCCGGGCGCGTCCCTGCACGCTCGGAAGAGGGGTCAGTCGCTGGGCGACTACGTCGTCGAAGCGGCGCGCCCGCACGGCGCGCGCCTGCTGGTGCGACTGGCCGGGGTCGTTGACCGTGACGGCGCCGACGCGTTGCGCGGCACCGTCTTCGTCGTCGACTCCGCCGACCTGCCGCCGATCACCGAGGCGGACACCTACTACGACCACCAGCTGGAAGGCCTGACCGTTCGCACCAAAGCGGGGGAGCAGATCGGCGCCGTCACCGAGGTGCTGCACACCGCCGCCGGCGAGTTGCTCGCGATCAAGCGGACTGATGGCCGGGAGCTGTTGGTGCCGTTCGTCGCCGCGTTCGTTCCGTCGGTGTCACTGGCCGACCAGGTCGTCGAGATCGATCCCCCCGATGGTCTGCTTGACCTGGAAGGGTGA
- a CDS encoding GNAT family N-acetyltransferase, which translates to MTAVDRAVSRREITDALLKAMERRHEVLDVIVESDDRGSAVHAIANLLGTSPAGCEAVIGMSLDQLTKDSRSRIAAELEDLNNELTFTLGDRPASSGETLLLRPFAGDPDRDIFALRTSDVGASGDGSGGPAGGLDDEIHSGLSRVDDEDAAWFVAIDGAHKVGMVFGDLNHGEVNVRIWIHPEHRKKGYGTAALRRARTEMAAYFPGVPLVVRAPGAHAG; encoded by the coding sequence ATGACCGCTGTCGACCGTGCCGTGTCCCGTCGGGAGATCACCGATGCCCTGCTCAAAGCCATGGAACGTCGTCACGAGGTGCTCGACGTGATCGTGGAATCCGACGACCGCGGGTCTGCCGTGCACGCGATCGCGAACCTGCTGGGCACCTCGCCGGCCGGCTGCGAAGCGGTGATCGGGATGTCGCTGGATCAGCTGACCAAGGACTCCCGGAGCAGGATCGCCGCGGAGCTCGAAGACCTGAACAACGAGCTGACGTTCACCCTCGGTGATCGCCCGGCAAGCTCCGGCGAGACGTTGTTGCTGCGCCCGTTCGCCGGTGACCCGGATCGCGATATCTTCGCGCTGCGCACCTCCGACGTCGGGGCCAGCGGCGACGGGTCCGGCGGGCCGGCGGGCGGCCTCGACGACGAGATCCATTCCGGTCTGTCGCGAGTCGACGACGAAGATGCTGCATGGTTTGTCGCCATCGACGGTGCGCACAAGGTCGGCATGGTCTTCGGCGACCTGAACCACGGCGAGGTCAACGTGCGGATCTGGATCCATCCCGAGCATCGCAAGAAGGGCTACGGCACCGCCGCGCTGCGCCGGGCGCGTACCGAGATGGCGGCGTACTTCCCCGGTGTGCCGCTGGTGGTTCGGGCTCCGGGCGCACACGCCGGCTGA
- the rpsP gene encoding 30S ribosomal protein S16 translates to MAVKIKLTRLGKIRNPQYRIAVADARTRRDGRSIEVIGRYHPKEEPSLIEIDSERAQYWLSVGAQPTEPVLKLLKITGDWQKFKGLPGAEGKLKVKPAKPSKLELFNAALAEAEGGPTTEATTAKKKKAPAKKAKDEAKEEAKDEAKAEAPADDAPAETLAAEAAEPAAES, encoded by the coding sequence ATGGCTGTCAAGATCAAGCTCACCCGGCTCGGCAAGATCCGCAACCCGCAGTACCGCATCGCGGTCGCCGACGCGCGCACCCGCCGCGACGGTCGTTCCATCGAGGTCATCGGGCGCTACCACCCCAAGGAAGAGCCCAGCCTGATCGAGATCGACTCGGAGCGCGCCCAGTACTGGCTGTCGGTCGGGGCCCAGCCGACCGAGCCGGTGCTCAAACTGCTGAAGATCACCGGTGATTGGCAGAAGTTCAAGGGCCTGCCCGGCGCCGAGGGCAAGCTGAAGGTCAAGCCGGCCAAGCCGAGCAAGCTGGAGCTGTTCAACGCCGCGCTGGCCGAGGCCGAGGGCGGCCCGACCACCGAGGCCACCACGGCCAAGAAGAAGAAGGCGCCGGCCAAGAAGGCCAAGGACGAGGCCAAGGAAGAGGCGAAGGACGAGGCCAAGGCCGAGGCCCCCGCGGACGACGCCCCGGCCGAGACCCTTGCTGCCGAGGCCGCCGAGCCGGCCGCCGAGAGCTGA
- a CDS encoding nuclear transport factor 2 family protein — protein sequence MLSQAEMSDRWQIQQLLVDYSTAIDTRNFDDLDAVFTDDAYIDYRAMGGIDGDYPQVKAWLAEVLPNFAGYAHMLGLPSIRVEGDTATARTFCFNPMLFGTEDPAKPATMLLGLWYDDEFVRTAEGWRMNRRVETKCFQKLP from the coding sequence ATGCTGAGCCAGGCCGAAATGTCGGATCGGTGGCAGATCCAGCAGCTGCTGGTCGATTACTCCACCGCCATCGACACCCGCAACTTCGACGACCTCGACGCCGTCTTCACCGACGACGCCTACATCGACTATCGCGCGATGGGCGGTATCGACGGGGACTATCCACAGGTGAAGGCGTGGCTGGCGGAGGTGCTGCCGAACTTCGCCGGCTACGCCCACATGCTGGGCCTGCCGTCGATCCGGGTGGAAGGGGACACCGCGACCGCGCGCACCTTCTGCTTCAACCCGATGCTGTTCGGGACCGAAGACCCCGCGAAGCCCGCCACCATGCTGTTGGGCCTGTGGTACGACGACGAGTTCGTCCGGACCGCCGAGGGCTGGCGGATGAACCGCCGCGTCGAGACCAAGTGCTTCCAGAAGCTGCCCTGA
- a CDS encoding YraN family protein, which translates to MTTMTRAELGALGEQLAADHLIGQGWTILARNWRCRYGELDVIAADPAARAVVFVEVKTRTGDGFGGLAYAVPPEKVRRLRRLAGVWLAGRQTHWDEIRVDVIGVRIRRCRTPEITHLQGVG; encoded by the coding sequence ATGACAACCATGACGCGCGCCGAGCTGGGGGCGCTGGGCGAACAGCTGGCCGCCGACCACCTGATCGGGCAGGGGTGGACGATCCTGGCCCGCAACTGGCGCTGCCGGTACGGCGAACTGGACGTGATAGCCGCCGATCCGGCCGCGCGTGCCGTGGTGTTCGTCGAGGTGAAAACACGCACCGGTGACGGGTTCGGCGGGCTGGCGTACGCGGTGCCGCCGGAGAAGGTGCGCCGGCTGCGCAGGCTGGCCGGAGTGTGGCTCGCCGGCCGGCAAACCCACTGGGATGAAATCCGCGTGGACGTGATCGGGGTGCGGATCCGGCGGTGCCGCACTCCGGAGATAACCCACCTGCAGGGGGTGGGCTGA
- the dprA gene encoding DNA-processing protein DprA produces MSADRTTLSAWAYLSRVAEPPRPDLAALVARAGPVEAAERIRCGAVEPELARYTEARREIDCAGDDLELLARRGGRLVTPDDGEWPMLAFASFGGAAAAKKPDCRAPLVLWAMGPVALDEAAERASAIVGTRAATAYGELVAADLAAGLVERDVAVVSGGAYGIDGAAHRAALAADGTTVAVLAGGIDICYPAGHSALLHRIGGHGLLVTEYPPGVRPVRHRFLTRNRLVAALAGATVVVEAGLRSGAANTAAWARALGRPVAAVPGPVTSAASAGCHVLLRGGAELVTRADEVIELAGRIGELAADPPRPVTPLDGLGPAERQVYEALPGRGVATVDQVAVASGLAPAQVFGPLAMLEVAGLVERRDGSWAIVRSNR; encoded by the coding sequence ATGAGCGCCGACCGCACCACGCTGTCGGCCTGGGCGTACTTGTCCCGGGTGGCCGAACCGCCGCGCCCGGATCTGGCCGCACTGGTCGCGCGGGCCGGCCCGGTCGAGGCGGCGGAGCGGATTCGGTGCGGCGCCGTCGAACCGGAGCTGGCCAGGTACACCGAGGCCAGACGGGAGATCGACTGTGCCGGCGACGACCTGGAGCTGCTGGCCCGCCGCGGTGGCCGACTGGTCACTCCCGACGACGGGGAATGGCCGATGCTGGCGTTCGCGTCGTTCGGCGGTGCGGCGGCCGCCAAGAAGCCGGACTGCCGCGCACCGCTGGTGCTGTGGGCGATGGGGCCGGTGGCCCTCGATGAGGCCGCCGAACGCGCCAGCGCCATCGTCGGGACCCGGGCCGCGACCGCCTACGGCGAGCTGGTGGCCGCCGACCTGGCCGCCGGGCTGGTGGAACGCGACGTGGCGGTGGTATCCGGCGGCGCCTACGGAATCGACGGTGCAGCGCACCGAGCCGCACTCGCCGCGGACGGCACAACGGTGGCGGTACTGGCCGGGGGAATCGACATATGTTATCCCGCAGGACATTCCGCTCTGCTGCACCGTATCGGCGGGCACGGGCTGCTGGTCACCGAATATCCGCCCGGGGTCCGCCCGGTCCGGCACCGGTTTCTGACCCGCAACCGGCTGGTGGCGGCGCTGGCCGGCGCGACGGTCGTGGTGGAGGCCGGACTGCGCAGCGGCGCGGCCAACACCGCCGCGTGGGCGCGGGCGCTGGGCCGGCCGGTGGCCGCGGTTCCCGGGCCGGTGACGAGTGCGGCGTCGGCCGGCTGCCACGTGTTGCTGCGCGGGGGCGCCGAACTGGTCACCCGGGCCGACGAGGTGATCGAGTTGGCCGGACGGATCGGGGAGCTGGCGGCCGATCCGCCACGGCCGGTGACCCCGCTGGACGGGCTCGGCCCCGCCGAACGCCAGGTCTACGAGGCCCTGCCGGGCCGCGGCGTGGCGACCGTCGATCAGGTCGCGGTCGCGTCCGGGCTGGCCCCGGCACAGGTGTTCGGGCCGCTGGCGATGCTGGAGGTGGCGGGCTTGGTCGAGCGCCGCGACGGCAGCTGGGCGATAGTCCGGAGCAACCGGTAG
- a CDS encoding ribonuclease HII — protein MARAWPPRPVIRRSPGLRTLESALYRSGLGPVAGVDEVGRGACAGPLVVAACVLGPGRPAALAALDDSKKLTANAREQLFPVIRRHALAYHVVFISPADVDVRGVHAANIEGMRRAVAGLALRPGYVLCDGFRVPGLPMPSLPVVGGDGAAACIAAASVLAKVTRDRYMVALDDPGYGFAEHKGYSTAAHTAALAALGPCGQHRYSFINVRSVAVPAAAAAPVTGTMGTTNRAEGQLSR, from the coding sequence ATGGCCAGGGCCTGGCCGCCGCGACCGGTGATCCGCCGCTCACCGGGCCTGCGCACCCTGGAGTCGGCGCTCTACCGCAGTGGGCTGGGCCCGGTGGCCGGGGTCGACGAGGTGGGGCGCGGCGCCTGCGCCGGACCGCTGGTGGTGGCCGCCTGTGTGCTCGGCCCGGGCCGTCCCGCCGCGCTGGCGGCGCTCGACGACTCCAAGAAGCTCACCGCCAACGCCCGCGAACAGCTGTTTCCGGTGATCCGCCGGCATGCGCTGGCCTATCACGTGGTGTTCATCTCGCCGGCCGACGTCGACGTGCGCGGGGTGCACGCCGCCAACATCGAAGGCATGCGGCGCGCGGTGGCCGGGCTGGCGCTGCGGCCCGGCTACGTGCTCTGCGACGGATTCCGGGTGCCGGGGCTGCCGATGCCGTCGCTCCCGGTGGTCGGCGGCGACGGCGCGGCGGCCTGCATCGCCGCGGCGAGCGTGCTGGCCAAGGTCACCCGGGACCGCTACATGGTCGCGCTGGATGACCCCGGCTACGGCTTCGCCGAGCACAAGGGCTACTCCACCGCCGCGCACACCGCGGCGCTGGCCGCGCTGGGGCCCTGCGGCCAGCACCGCTACTCGTTCATCAACGTGCGCAGCGTGGCGGTGCCGGCCGCGGCGGCCGCCCCGGTTACGGGGACAATGGGGACGACGAACCGAGCAGAAGGACAACTGAGCAGATGA
- a CDS encoding RNA-binding protein, whose protein sequence is MSAVVADAVEHLVRGIVDNPDDVRVDMVTNRRGRTVEVHVHPDDLGKVIGRGGRTATALRTLVAGIGGRGIRVDVVDTDR, encoded by the coding sequence GTGAGTGCAGTGGTGGCAGATGCCGTCGAGCATCTGGTGCGCGGCATCGTCGACAACCCGGATGACGTCCGGGTCGACATGGTGACCAACCGGCGCGGGCGCACCGTCGAGGTACACGTCCACCCCGACGATCTGGGCAAGGTGATCGGCCGCGGCGGTCGCACCGCCACTGCGTTGCGCACCCTCGTTGCCGGTATCGGTGGACGCGGCATCCGCGTGGACGTGGTCGACACCGACCGGTAG
- the rplS gene encoding 50S ribosomal protein L19 codes for MNTLDIVDKASLRDDIPAFAPGDTVNVHVKVIEGTKERIQVFKGVVIRRQGGGVRETFTVRKESYGVGVERTFPVHSPNVDHIDVVVRGDVRRAKLYYLRELRGKKAKIKEKR; via the coding sequence ATGAACACGCTGGACATCGTCGACAAGGCGTCGCTGCGCGACGACATCCCGGCCTTCGCCCCCGGCGACACCGTCAACGTGCACGTGAAGGTGATCGAGGGCACCAAGGAGCGCATCCAGGTGTTCAAGGGCGTGGTCATCCGCCGGCAGGGTGGCGGCGTCCGCGAGACGTTCACCGTCCGCAAGGAGAGCTACGGCGTCGGCGTGGAGCGCACCTTCCCGGTGCACTCGCCCAACGTCGACCACATCGACGTCGTGGTCCGCGGTGACGTCCGCCGGGCCAAGCTGTACTACCTGCGCGAACTGCGCGGCAAGAAGGCCAAGATCAAGGAGAAGCGCTGA
- the lepB gene encoding signal peptidase I: MTETAGSSPENSAEADQPEADQPEAAASETPAPEDRKHSTLRESVVLVAIALVLYYLVLTFVARPYLIPSESMEPTLHGCHGCVGDRIMVDKVTYRFTSPRPGDVVVFRGPPSWNVGYKSIRSDTTAVRWVQNALSFIGFVPPDENDLVKRVIAVGGQTVQCRNDTGLTVDGKTLDEPYLNPATLMVDPMVYPCLGPEFGPVTVPDGRLWVMGDNRTHSSDSRAHCDTVAIQPDLQRRTLCTGENVDAGTVPVSNVIGKTRFIAWPPSRWGPVRAINPQQGP, from the coding sequence GTGACCGAAACCGCGGGCTCGTCACCCGAGAACTCTGCCGAGGCCGACCAGCCCGAGGCCGATCAGCCCGAGGCCGCCGCCTCGGAGACGCCCGCCCCCGAGGACCGCAAGCACAGCACGCTGCGTGAGTCGGTGGTGCTGGTGGCGATCGCGCTGGTGCTGTACTACCTGGTGTTGACGTTTGTGGCGCGCCCGTATCTCATTCCGTCGGAATCGATGGAGCCGACGCTGCACGGCTGCCACGGCTGCGTCGGCGACCGGATCATGGTCGACAAGGTCACCTACCGGTTCACCTCCCCGCGTCCCGGAGACGTCGTCGTCTTCCGTGGACCGCCGTCGTGGAACGTGGGTTACAAGTCAATCCGGTCCGACACCACCGCGGTGCGCTGGGTGCAGAACGCCCTGTCCTTCATCGGATTCGTGCCGCCCGACGAGAACGATCTCGTCAAGCGGGTGATCGCGGTCGGCGGTCAGACCGTGCAGTGCCGCAACGACACCGGCCTGACCGTCGACGGCAAGACACTCGACGAGCCCTACCTGAATCCGGCCACCCTGATGGTCGACCCGATGGTCTACCCCTGCCTGGGCCCCGAGTTCGGTCCGGTGACCGTACCGGACGGCCGGCTGTGGGTGATGGGCGACAACCGAACCCACTCGTCGGACTCCCGCGCACACTGCGACACCGTGGCCATCCAACCCGATCTGCAGCGCCGGACCCTGTGCACCGGCGAGAACGTCGACGCCGGCACGGTGCCGGTGAGCAATGTGATCGGAAAGACCCGGTTCATCGCATGGCCGCCGTCGCGGTGGGGGCCGGTGAGAGCGATCAACCCGCAGCAGGGGCCGTAG
- the trmD gene encoding tRNA (guanosine(37)-N1)-methyltransferase TrmD, which translates to MRIDVVTIFPSYLDPIRQSLPGKAIESGLVELGVHDLRRWTHDVHRSVDDTPYGGGPGMVMRAPVWGEALDEICSEQTVLVIPTPAGALFDQATAQRWSQERHLVFACGRYEGIDQRVADDAARRMRVEEVSIGDYVLAGGESAVLVMLEAVLRLMPGVLGNPVSRQDDSHSPDRDGLLEGPSYTRPPSWRGLDVPEVLLSGDHARIDTWRHQAALQRTRERRPDLLAGDGPD; encoded by the coding sequence ATGAGAATCGATGTCGTGACGATCTTTCCCAGCTACCTGGACCCGATCCGGCAGTCGTTGCCGGGCAAGGCGATCGAGTCCGGGCTGGTCGAGTTGGGCGTTCACGATCTGCGGCGCTGGACACACGATGTTCACCGTTCGGTCGACGACACCCCGTACGGCGGTGGTCCGGGGATGGTGATGAGGGCGCCGGTATGGGGCGAAGCACTCGACGAGATCTGTTCGGAACAAACAGTTCTGGTCATACCTACGCCGGCGGGTGCACTGTTCGACCAGGCCACCGCCCAGCGCTGGAGTCAGGAACGGCACCTGGTGTTCGCCTGCGGCCGCTATGAAGGCATCGATCAACGGGTGGCCGACGACGCCGCCCGGCGGATGCGGGTCGAAGAGGTCTCGATCGGCGACTACGTGCTGGCCGGCGGCGAGTCCGCGGTGCTGGTGATGCTCGAGGCGGTGCTTCGGCTGATGCCCGGGGTGCTGGGCAATCCGGTGTCACGCCAGGATGATTCGCATTCCCCTGACCGCGACGGACTGCTGGAGGGGCCGAGCTACACCCGACCGCCGAGTTGGCGTGGACTGGACGTCCCGGAGGTGCTGCTCTCCGGCGACCACGCGCGGATCGACACCTGGCGACACCAGGCAGCGCTGCAACGCACCAGGGAACGGCGACCGGACCTGTTGGCCGGCGACGGGCCTGACTAG
- a CDS encoding YifB family Mg chelatase-like AAA ATPase → MSLGRAYSVAMRGLDGLIVEIEADIASGLPGVHLVGLADAALQESRDRVRAAITNSAQRWPQARLTLALSPATLPKMGSVYDIALAAAVLSADRDTPWSRLEKSVLLGELALDGRVRPVHGVLPAVLAAKNDGWARAVIPVDNLAEASLVEGIDVYGVATLSQLYDWLEGSARLQERIITVPPTVEPAEDLAEVVGQAQARFAVEVAAAGSHHLMLTGPPGVGKTMLAQRLPGLLPPLTESESLEVTAIHSVAGLLSGSAPLITRPPFIAPHHSSSVAALVGGGSGMARPGAVSRAHRGVLFLDECAEIRVSALEALRTPLEDGEIRLARRDGVACYPARFQLVMAANPCPCAPADPRDCTCKPMEKRRYLGRLSGPLLDRVDLRVEMHPVRAGAFSATDGESTAVVRARVADARAAAAKRWEPHGFHTNAEVSGALLRRKFRLGVAAMAPLRTALDRGLLSIRGANRTLRVAWTLSDLAGRSSPGLDEVAAALSFRQPGVAR, encoded by the coding sequence ATGTCTTTGGGGCGGGCCTACTCGGTCGCCATGCGTGGCCTGGATGGTCTGATCGTGGAGATCGAGGCCGACATCGCCTCGGGACTGCCGGGGGTGCATCTGGTCGGCCTGGCCGACGCCGCATTACAGGAATCGCGGGATCGGGTGCGGGCCGCGATCACCAACAGTGCGCAGCGGTGGCCGCAGGCCCGGCTGACCTTGGCGCTGTCCCCGGCGACGCTGCCGAAGATGGGGTCGGTCTACGACATCGCCCTCGCCGCGGCCGTGCTCTCGGCGGATCGCGACACGCCTTGGTCGCGGCTGGAGAAGTCGGTGCTGCTCGGCGAGTTGGCGCTGGACGGGCGGGTACGGCCGGTGCACGGGGTGTTGCCAGCGGTGTTGGCCGCCAAGAACGACGGCTGGGCGCGGGCGGTGATACCGGTGGACAACCTCGCCGAAGCCAGCCTGGTGGAGGGCATCGATGTCTACGGGGTGGCGACGCTGAGTCAGCTGTACGACTGGCTGGAGGGCTCAGCCCGGCTGCAGGAGCGGATCATCACGGTGCCGCCGACCGTGGAACCGGCCGAGGACCTGGCCGAGGTGGTCGGTCAGGCCCAAGCCCGGTTCGCTGTCGAGGTGGCCGCTGCCGGGTCACACCACCTGATGCTGACCGGCCCGCCGGGTGTCGGCAAAACCATGCTGGCGCAACGTCTTCCGGGGCTGCTACCACCGCTGACCGAAAGTGAGTCGCTGGAGGTCACCGCGATTCACTCGGTCGCCGGGCTGCTGTCCGGCAGCGCACCGTTGATCACCCGTCCGCCGTTCATCGCACCGCACCACAGCTCCAGCGTCGCGGCGCTGGTCGGTGGCGGCTCCGGCATGGCGCGGCCCGGAGCGGTGAGCCGCGCGCACCGCGGGGTGCTGTTCCTCGACGAGTGCGCCGAGATCCGCGTCAGCGCCTTGGAGGCGTTGCGAACACCGTTGGAGGACGGCGAGATCCGGCTGGCCCGGCGCGACGGGGTCGCCTGCTACCCGGCCCGGTTCCAGCTGGTCATGGCGGCCAACCCCTGCCCGTGCGCACCGGCCGACCCGCGGGACTGCACCTGCAAGCCGATGGAGAAGCGGCGTTACCTGGGCCGGCTGTCGGGGCCGCTGCTGGACCGGGTGGATCTGCGGGTGGAAATGCATCCGGTGCGGGCCGGCGCGTTCTCCGCCACCGACGGGGAGTCGACCGCCGTGGTGCGGGCCCGGGTGGCGGACGCCCGCGCCGCGGCGGCGAAACGCTGGGAACCACATGGCTTTCACACCAACGCCGAGGTCAGTGGAGCGTTGCTGCGCCGCAAGTTCCGTCTCGGCGTCGCCGCGATGGCCCCGCTGCGCACCGCGCTGGACCGTGGCCTGCTGTCGATCCGCGGCGCCAACCGCACTCTGCGGGTGGCCTGGACGCTGAGCGACCTGGCGGGCCGGAGCTCACCCGGTCTGGACGAAGTCGCTGCGGCGCTGAGCTTCCGTCAGCCGGGGGTGGCCCGATGA
- a CDS encoding DUF2469 domain-containing protein: MSAEDLEKYETEMELSLYREYKDIVGQFSYVVETERRFYLANSVEMVPRNADGEVYFELRLADAWVWDMYRPARFVKQVRVVTFKDVNIEEVEKPELRLPE; this comes from the coding sequence ATGAGTGCCGAAGATCTCGAGAAGTACGAAACCGAGATGGAACTCTCGCTGTACCGCGAATACAAGGACATCGTGGGGCAGTTCAGTTACGTCGTGGAAACCGAGCGGCGGTTCTACCTGGCCAACAGCGTGGAGATGGTGCCGCGCAACGCCGACGGCGAGGTGTATTTCGAGCTGCGGCTCGCCGACGCGTGGGTGTGGGACATGTACCGGCCGGCGCGGTTCGTCAAGCAGGTACGGGTGGTCACGTTCAAAGACGTCAACATCGAAGAGGTCGAAAAGCCCGAGCTGCGGCTGCCCGAATAG
- a CDS encoding serine hydrolase, which translates to MLLLTIVMVISTVVFGCDEKVYGAAATRPPQYRAPEVAPVATAIEAPRAPAIPPVAVVDGLAARMQDATEEAAKAGATISVAVLDRISHQLVTNGNTRSIATASVAKLFIADDLLAHQPEAALSADDQAALDVMLRSSDDGAAETFWSLYGGNAIITRVASRYGLAGTSPPSNGAWWNTISTAPDLARYYDMLLNGSGGLPADRVNMIVNDLSQSTPTGIDGYPQRFGIPEGLYNEPVAVKQGWMCCIGNNWMHLSTGVVGADRRYVVVIESLQPSDDATARATITQAVKTIFPGGRI; encoded by the coding sequence ATGCTCCTGCTGACCATCGTCATGGTGATCTCGACGGTGGTGTTCGGCTGCGATGAGAAGGTCTATGGCGCCGCCGCCACGCGACCCCCGCAGTACCGGGCGCCCGAGGTGGCACCGGTAGCCACCGCGATCGAAGCACCCCGAGCACCCGCCATTCCGCCGGTCGCCGTGGTCGACGGACTGGCCGCACGCATGCAGGACGCCACCGAGGAAGCGGCCAAGGCCGGCGCCACCATCTCGGTGGCCGTGCTGGACCGCATCTCACACCAGCTGGTCACCAACGGCAACACCCGGTCCATCGCCACCGCCTCGGTGGCAAAGCTGTTCATCGCCGACGACCTGCTGGCCCACCAGCCCGAGGCCGCATTGTCGGCCGACGACCAGGCCGCTCTGGATGTCATGCTGCGTTCCTCGGACGACGGGGCCGCCGAGACGTTCTGGAGCCTGTACGGCGGCAACGCGATCATCACCCGGGTGGCGAGCCGCTACGGTCTGGCAGGCACCTCACCGCCTTCCAATGGCGCCTGGTGGAACACCATCAGCACCGCACCGGACCTGGCGCGCTACTACGACATGCTGCTCAACGGTTCCGGCGGCCTGCCGGCGGACCGGGTCAACATGATCGTCAACGACCTGTCGCAGTCGACCCCGACCGGCATCGACGGCTACCCGCAGCGGTTCGGGATTCCGGAGGGCTTGTACAACGAGCCGGTGGCCGTCAAGCAGGGCTGGATGTGCTGCATCGGCAACAACTGGATGCACCTGTCGACCGGCGTGGTCGGCGCTGACCGTCGCTACGTGGTGGTGATCGAGTCGCTGCAGCCCAGCGACGACGCCACCGCGCGTGCCACGATCACCCAAGCCGTCAAGACGATCTTCCCCGGCGGCCGGATCTAG